TGAAGATATTCCCACCGCCATGTCGAAAAATGTTAGCAACTACAGACCCAACATGAGTGACGAATTTTTTACAAGGTCCGCCACAGTTAAGAGAAACCATCCCAAATATGTGGCTATCCTTCTGGGTggttcagaaaatgaaggagacgCCCCATCGGTTCGGCCAGGACGCGTGATACAATTTTGTCTTCCGAAAAATGAGTATcttgcttctcctattgacttcagGGCTTGTCAGAGTCCATTGCGCTCTTTTGAGGAGTGGATGCGgttcatgataagtcaagaccGCGTAAGAGACAGTCTGACTAGGGCGCAAATCCTCGATGCAatcatggcttctgcaacacttcaaatcaggaaGAAAATCGTGGGTTTGGTCgctttcatctccagatggtgtccgaaCACTCATACGTCCATATGCAGGTGGAGCGAAATGACTATTTCCTTAGAGAGTGTAGCTGTCCTGTTGAATCTTCcaataacagggaatcttgatatcaccttgtctgatgaagaagaagaaatgcgcgtCACTCTTGTTGCTAAGTCGACAGGGTTTGTTCGGAAAGATTATGAAACAAAGTGCTTCTACagttggtgggtgtctgaatggttctcGAAAGACTCGGTGCTGGATCAAATGAAAAATACACTCCACGTTGCGTCATTTATGGATCTGTGGTTATCTAGAGATATTCTTGATGACGGTTCCGgcaagaaagagataagacaTGATCTCATCAAACTGGCtatcaaattggcgaaaggtgTTGTCCTCCATATCGG
The nucleotide sequence above comes from Papaver somniferum cultivar HN1 chromosome 8, ASM357369v1, whole genome shotgun sequence. Encoded proteins:
- the LOC113306694 gene encoding uncharacterized protein LOC113306694 produces the protein MSPEDIPTAMSKNVSNYRPNMSDEFFTRSATVKRNHPKYVAILLGGSENEGDAPSVRPGRVIQFCLPKNEYLASPIDFRACQSPLRSFEEWMRFMISQDRVRDSLTRAQILDAIMASATLQIRKKIVGLVAFISRWCPNTHTSICRWSEMTISLESVAVLLNLPITGNLDITLSDEEEEMRVTLVAKSTGFVRKDYETKCFYSWWVSEWFSKDSVLDQMKNTLHVASFMDLWLSRDILDDGSGKKEIRHDLIKLAIKLAKGVVLHIGGLFLGSLYTHMDHLGADICF